The sequence CCATGTCGGGCATATGACGCAGAAAGGGGGGCGGGGGCAAGTCGTGGCGATACAAGGCGCATGTTTCGGGTCGTCTGGGCGCCGGATGCTGCGTAGATTGGCGGCATGACACAGGCACACCCCCCTTTCGCCGAAGACGGCTACCATTACGGCGTCATGCGCCGGGCCATCGACATCATCGATGCATCCGAAGATCCCCTTGCGCTGGATGAATTGGCCGCGCAGATGGCCATGTCGCCCGCACATTTCCAGCGCGTGTTCTCGCGCTGGGTCGGCGTTTCACCCAAGCGCTACCAGCAATACCTGATGCTGGGCCAGGCCAAGCGCATGCTGCGCGAGAATGCCACGACCCTCGATGCCGCGAACGGCATCGGCCTTTCCGGTACGGGGCGCCTGCACGACATGTTCCTGCGCTGGGAAGCCATGAGCCCCGGCGAGTTCGCCCGGCGCGGTGCGGGGCTGACGATCCGGTGGGGCTGGTTCGACAGCCCGTTCGGCCCGGCCCTCGTGATGGGGACGGAAAAGGGGATCTGCGGGCTCGCCCTTTCCGCTGAGGTCGGGGGAGACGCGGCAATGGCGGATATGACCGGGCGCTGGCCCTTGGCCGACTTCGTCGAGGATCCCGTCCTGCTGCAGCCCTGGGTCAGTGCGGCTTTCGGCGCGCAGGGGGCGACACCGGACAAGGCGCCGCTCTACCTGATCGGAGCGCCCTTCCAGATCAAGGTCTGGGAAGCGCTCCTGAGCATTCCCTCCGGCCAGGTCACGACCTATTCCGACATCGCGGATGCGGTGGGCCATCCCCGTGCCGTGCGCGCGGTCGGCACGGCGGTCGGGCGCAATCCGGTCAGCTGGCTGATCCCCTGCCACCGGGCCCTGCGCAAATCCGGCGGGTTGGGCGGGTACCACTGGGGCCTGCCGGTCAAGCGGGCGATACTGGCATTCGAGGCGGCCCGCGCGGACGCGTGACGCCGCGCCGCTTCGGCGGGATACTGCCGATGCGAAATTCACCCTGAACGCCGGTCCTGTGCGCACTATATAAGCGCTGCATCACGATGCCGCGCCCGAACGCGGCGCTCAACACCAAAGGCAGTAGATATGATTTCTTCCAAAATTTCCGTCGCAGCGCTGATCGCGGGTGCAATGACCCTCGGTGCGTGTACAGAAACCGGCCAGTTCGGTGCGGGGCCGAACGATCCCAACCAGAGAACCAAGAACGGCGCGCTGATCGGAGCCGCTTCGGGCGCGGTGCTCGGCGCGTTGACCGGGGACGACGGCAACCGTGGTGATCGCGCCCTGGCAGGGGCGATTCTGGGTGGTGCCGCCGGTGCCGGCATCGGCTACTCCCTCGACCAGCAGGAAGCCGAACTGCGGCGGCAGATGGACAGCCGTGTCGTCATCACCAACACCGGCGACCGCCTGATCGTGACCTTGCCGCAGGACATCACCTTCGCGACCGACAGCACTGCCGTTCAGCCCAGCATCCAGGACGACCTGCGCGCGCTTGCGCAAAACGTGCAGTTGTATGCGAATTCCACCCTCCAGATCATCGGTCACACGGACAGCGACGGCGACGCCGCCTACAACCAGACCCTGTCGGAAGGCCGTGCGCGGGCCGTTGCCCAGGTTCTCTATGCCAACGGCGTCCCGGCAAGCCGGGTTCAGACATACGGCCGTGGCGAAAGCCAGCCTGTCGCGAGCAACCTCACGCCGCAGGGCAAGCAGCAGAACCGCCGGGTGGAAATCGTCATTCTTCCCAACGCCCGCTAAGCGCGACGCTCCCGCCGGGGGCGTGTCCGATTGCCGCACTACCGCTCGAAGCCTCCGCAAATCGCGGGGGCTTCTTGCTTTTCGCGTCGCGCGGCCAAGGTTATGAACGACTTCGATCGAGAAAGGGCATTCAAGCGATGAGCACGCCGAAACTGTTGGGGATTTCCGGATCGCTCCGGGCCGACGCGACCAATACGCGCCTTCTGCGCGAAGCCGCACGCCTGTTTGGAGATGCGGAATACGAAGAGGCCGACATCCGTTTTCCGCTCTACGATGCGGATGAGGAAGCCGAGCACGGTGTGCCCGAAATGGTGGCCAAGGTCGCCCGGCAGATCGACGCGGCGGATGCGGTCATCATCTCGACCCCCGAGTACAACAAGGGGCCGTCGGGCGTGATCAAGAATGCGCTCGACTGGATCAGCCGGGCCGAGGTGAAGCCCTGGAACGGCAAGCCGGTCGCCGTCATGTCCGCCACGTCTGGCCGTGCGGGTGGGGAGCGGGCGCAGATGATACTCCGCGGGTTCATGGTGCCCTTCCGCCCCCGCATTCTCCAGGGCCCCGAGATCCATCTGGCCGGGGCGCGCGATCAGTTCGACGAAACGGACCGCCTGACAGGCGAGATGTACGTCAAGGAACTGACCGAACTCATGAAGAGCCTGCGCGCGATGATCTGAAAAGGGGGGCGCCACCTTGCCCGGCGGCGCGACCTGTCCTACCAAGGCTGATGGCAGTGGAACCAAAAGACACCCAGCGGCAATCTGACGTGATGGACCCGGCGCGTGCATGTGCGCTGCAGGTCGCGCTGGGCGAGACGCCGAGCATCGCCGCGGGCGACGCCCTGCCGCCGTTCTTCCACCAGCTCTACTTCTGGACATTGCAGCCGCCTGCCGCGCTGGGCCGGGACGGGCATCCAAAGGTCGGCGGCCTGATCCCCGACATGGGCCTGCCACGCCGGATGTGGGCAGGCGGACGGCTGCGGTTCGATGCACCGTTGCGGGCCGGCATTCCGGCTGAACGCCGGTCCACCTGCGAGGCTCAGGTTCACAAGCAGGGCCGCAGTGGCCCCCTCGGTTTTGTCACGCTGCGCCACGAGATCTGGCAGGCGGACACCCTCTGCGTGACCGAATGGCAGGATCTGGTCTACCGCGAGGGCGCCAACGACGAAACACAGGCTCCGCCCGCACCGATGGCCCGCGAGGACGCGGAATGCACGCGGGAGGCGACGTTCTCGGAAACCCTGCTTTTTCGATACTCGGCCCTGACCTTCAACGGGCATCGCATCCACTACGATCAGGATTACGCGCGCGATGTGGAAGGGTACCGCGGCCTCGTCGTGCATGGTCCCCTGCTGGCGCAGCTGCTGATGCTGATGGCGCAGGATTCCTTGGGTCCGTTGAAGACCTTCGGTTTTCGCGCCACCGCGCCACTGATGCATCACGAGGCATCGACCCTGTGCCGGACCGGGGGTGACCTTTGGGTGCGCGGACCCGGCGGGCGGCAGTGCATGGTCGCTTCGGCCGAGGCGGCCTAGAAACTGTCCTCCACGCGGAAACCTTCGGGGATCGTGTCGACATCCTCCAGCATCAGGTCCGCCATGACATCCGCAACCTTCGGGGCCATGCCGAAGCCGATCTTGAAGCCGCCGTTCGCGATGAAGTGTCCCGCTCGGTCGGGCCAGGGGCCCAGCATCGGCGCCCGACTGCGGCTGCGGGGTCTGACCCCGGCCCACCGGGCGATGACCGGCGCCTCGGCAAGCGCCGGAACTGCCGCGCGCGCACGGGCGATGACCGCGTCCAATTGCGCGTCCGTGGTTTCGGGGTCGTCGAACTCGCGCTCGGTCGTGGACCCGACGGCGACGGTCCCATCAGCGTGGGGGATGATATGCAGCCCGACCGCGAACAGTTGCGGCGCACCGGCGGCGGCGTAGTCCAGCAGGGCGGCCTGGCCCTTGATCCCGGCACCGACCTGCCGGTGATGCGCGGTGTTCAACGCCTCGAGCCCCGATACCCCCGTGGCCCAGAGCGTGCGGCCCTCGTCGGCCCCCTCGGTGACAACGGTGACCCCTCGGGAGGCGAGCGCCCTGACCAGCGCGGCGCACCCCTTGCGCGGATGGACGTGCGCGCTCAGCGTGTCGCGGACCAGCTGGCCTGTCGGACTGGCGGGTTCCCACGCTGCCCCGGTGGCGGGCACGACTTCCCAGATCGCGCTGTTCCCCCAAAGGCCGCTTGCCGAACCGGCCCGCTCCTGTGCGAGGGCCAGTTGGTGATCGTCCGCGATCGGTTGCAGGCGGCCGTCCCGGGCGTATCCGCTTGACCCGCCGCCCGCGCTGTCCACCTCGCGCCAGAACGCTTCGGCCATCAGCAGGCTGTCGAGCTGGAAGGCCTTCTTCGGGTTCCAGTTTTCCGGCACGTGGGGGGCTAGCGCGCCGACCACGCCGCCGCTGCTGCCCGCGGCCGGCCCGTGAGGGTCGATCACCTGAACCCGTGCGCCGCGCCGGACACAGGCCCATGCGATCGAAAGGCCGAAGATGCCCGCGCCACGGATGGTGATATCATGCATTGCCATTTCCCGCCTGTTATCGCACATCTGGCGCAACTCTCCCCAGCGGGCAACCCCATGCAGCAGCAGTCCGACCCGATCACATGGCGCGACGGCGACGTGCCGGTTTCGACCCGTTTCGACGACCCGTTCTTCAGCCTGAATGACGGGGTGGCCGAGACCCGGCATGTGTTCATGGCGGGCAATGACCTGCCCGCACGGTTCCGCGAGGGTTTTGCCATCGCCGAACTGGGCTTCGGCACCGGACTGAACCTGCTGGTGGCCTGGGAGGCCTTTGCCAGGGCCTGCCCCGGAGGCACGCTCGATTTCACGAGTTTCGAGGCCTTTCCGCTGTCGCGCGCCGACATGGTCCGGGCCCACCGCGCCTTTCCCGACTTCGGCGGCAAACGGGAGGCGCTCTCGGACTGCTGGACGGGAACAGGCGGCGCAATGACGCTGCCGGGGCTGCGGCTGAATGTCATCACCGGTGACGCACGCCAAACGCTGCCCGGCTGGCAAGGGGCCGCGGATGCCTGGTTTCTCGATGGCTTCGCCCCGGCCAAGAACCCCGAACTGTGGTCCGCCGATCTGATGGCCGAGGTCGGTGCCCATACGGCCGCGGGCGGCACCGCCGCGACCTATACAGCCGCGGGCGACGTCCGCCGGGCGCTGGCCGCGGCAGGCTTTGCCGTCGAGCGGGTCAAGGGCCACGGGCGCAAACGGCACATGACACGGGCAAGGTTGGCAGGATGAGCCAGGGAAACAACACGCCTCTGGGCATCGGGCTGATGATTGCCACGACCTTCATCTTCGCGGTACAGGACGGGCTGTCGAGGCATCTGGCGTCGGAATACAACGTGCTGATGGTGGTGATGATCCGCTATTGGTTCTTCGCTGCCTTCGTGATGGCTGTGGCCTCGCGGCGCGCGGGCGGCATCCGGGCGGCGGCACAGACCACGCAGCCCGTCCTGCAGGCGTTCCGAGGCATTCTCCTCGCGTCGGAGATCTGCGTGATGGTGCTGGCCTTCACGATCCTCGGGCTGGTGGAAAGCCATGCGGTCTTTACCTGCTATCCGCTGCTGGTCGCGGCGCTGTCGGGGCCGATCCTGGGCGAAAGTGTCGGGTGGCGGCGCTGGGCCGCCATCGCGGTGGGGTTCGTCGGCGTGCTGATCATCCTGCAGCCGGGGATGGGCGTCTTCGACCCGGCTGCCCTTATCCCGCTGCTGGCGGCTGCCATGTTCGCGGTCTATGGCCTGCTGACCCGCTATGCCGCCAAGGCGGACAACACCGCCACCAGTTTCTTCTGGACCGGCGTGGCCGGGGCGGTGACGATGACCCTTGCGGGCATCTGGTTCTGGGAGCCGATGACCGGACCGGACTGGCTTGTCATGGCCTGTCTCTGCGTCACGGGCATCTCGGGCCATTGGCTGCTGATCCGCGTCTACGAGGTGGCGGAGGCCAGCGCGGTTCAGCCCTTCGCCTATTTCCAGCTCGCCTTCGCGTCGGTGATCGGGCTCAGCTTCTTTGGCGAGGAGGTCCGCGCCAACGTGATCGCGGGCGCGGCCATCATCGTGGCGGCAGGCCTATTCACCTTTTGGCGCGAACGCCTTCAGCGTCGATCCCGTCAGCTCCTCTGAGAACGGCACGGGCAGGGGGTCTTTCCCCAGCCGCGCGCGGTAGACCGGCAGGCTTTCGGTGACGCGCATGATATAGTTCTGCGTCTCGCGAAAGGGGACCATCTCGATCCAGTCGACGATGTCGATCTCGCCCTTGCGGGGATCGCCGTACAGCGTCATCCAGCGCGGCGGCCGCGCCGGCCCCGCGTTGTAGGCCGCCGACATCATGACGACATTTCCGTCGAAACGGCCCGCCATCTGGCTGAGGTAGGTCGCCCCCAGCCGCGCGTTGTAATCCGGGTCGGCGATCATCCGGTCGGTGGTGTGCAGATTGCTGATCCCGAGGTCGCGGGCGATGTCCCTGCCTGTCGCGGGCATGATCTGCATCAGTCCGCGCGCGCCCACCGCACTTTGCACGACCGGGTCGAATTCGCTTTCCCGGCGGGCGATGGACAAGGTCATCTCAGGTGCCATGGGCAGGTCCATCTCGACCAGCGAATGCAGCGGATAGTAGGGTGCCGCGATGGTCAGACCGCGCTGCGCGGCGCGTTTGCCGATCATGACCGCCAGGTGCGGTTGGCCGATGTCGATGGCGGCCTGGCCCAGCAGGTGCAGGTCTTCCTCGACCAGTTGCTCGGCGAGATGGGTCCAGAAGCGTTCGGCGAGACTCAACTCGCCCGAGGCCTGCAGGAGCAATCCTGCCTCGAACAGCGGTGCCTTTGCCAGCGCCGAGGTGCGCCAGTCTTCTTCAGGGGCCGGGCCCGCGAGGCTGGCATCGAACGGCAGGCCGCCCCGTTCCGCCGCGAGCAACCCGTAAAAGGCGGTCTGGTACTGCGCCCCCTTGGCATACGCCTTGGCCGCCCCTTCCGTGTCGCCCATGGCTTCCAGCGCGCGTCCCTGCCAATAGCCGGCGCGCCCCTGGGAGATCGGCGATTCCACCGCGTCGTCATGGTTGCTGAAATGCCCGTAGGCGGTCTCGGGATCATCGAGAAACCTCAGCGCGATGTAGCCGGACAGCCATTCCAGATCGGCGTAATCGGATCCGGGCATGAGATAATGCTGCGAGGCCATGCGATAGGCCCGCTCCGGATCGCCAGAGCGCATCTCGCCCCGCGCCAACGCGCGGCGGCGGTTGCCCCATTTGTCGGGTCGGCCCAGGGCGGCGACCGAGGTGGAACGCTCCAGCATCAGATCCTTGGCGTCGTCCACAAGGTTCTTGCGGATCCGCCACTCGAACCGGTCGTGCTGCAGCCCGGCATCCCCCTTCTTCGAGGCGGGCAGGGCGTCGATCATGGCGTTCACGTTGCCTTCGAGGCGCTGAAGCGCGATGCGGGTCTCGGCCAAGGCGATGTCGTCCTTGCCGACCAGGTCGAACATCTGCCGGACCTCCGCGTGTTCGCGTTCCCACAGCATGTGCTCCATCCGGGCGACATGGTGCGGTTTCAAAAGGTCCTCGTGATCCTTCAGGAACATCGCTTGCGACGTGGGGTTCATCGGCATGCTGCGCCAGGCCATCACGAGGTTTGCCTGCGCGTCACCCAGTTTGCCCGCGGCTTTCAGCGCGGCCGCATGTGCGAGAACCCCGCGCGGGGTCTGCGCCGGAACCTGGCCGAAAAACGCGAGCACGGCCTCATCCCCGGCCTCGATCACCGCTTCCTCGCTCTGTCGACGCAGGTAGTCCTCTCCGGGCCAGTCCGACCGCCGGGCGAGGAATTCGCGGACATCCTCGTAGGTGCCCCGCCCCGCTCTCAGCCGGTGCCATTCGATCACGTCGGCGGCCACGGGCCCGTCCCGCGCGGCGATCATCGTCGCCGTGTTCCAGTTGCCGTTCCGCATGGCGTCCATGGCCCAGCCAAGCGGGCGGGGGCGCTGTTCGGCCTGCGCCGCAACGGCAAGGGAGAAAACAAGCATCAGGGCGGTCAGAAGTCGTGTCATCGCTTGAGTTTCCATGGGTCAGAGGCTAGAGGCTTGCACCATATGGCATGAGTCAACGAGTGCAAATCACGTGGCTGTGCCCTGCATTTGATTTCCAGTCCGGCAGTCCGCCGGCCAGCACAAAAAGGAGCGTGCACATGTTCAAAGGCTCTCTGCCTGCCCTCGTCACGCCGTTCAGGAACGGCGAGCTGGATCTGGAAACGCTCAAGAAACTCGTGGAATGGCATATCGGTGAAGGCTCCAATGGCCTTGTCCCCGTGGGCACCACGGGCGAATCCCCCACGCTGACCCACCGCGAGCATGAGCAGGTGATCGAAGAGGTCGTGAAAGCCGCCGACGGTCGCATTCCGGTCATCGCAGGTGCCGGTTCGAACAGCACCGTCGAGGCGATCCGCCTGGCGCGGCATGCAGAGGAAGTCGGCGCCGATGCGCTGCTGGTGGTGACACCCTACTACAACAAGCCGACGCAACGGGGATTGATCGCGCATTTCACCGCGGTGCACGATTGCTGCGAACTGCCCATCATCATCTACAACATCCCGCCGCGTTCCGTGGTCGACATGTCCCCGGACACGATGGGCGAACTCGCCCGCCTGCCACGGATCATCGGGGTCAAGGACGCGACCGGCGATCTGGCGCGCGTCAGCGCGCAGCGCATCACCTGCGGCAAGGATTTCATCCAGCTGTCCGGCGAGGACGGTACCGCGCACGGTTTCAACGCGCAGGGCGGGGTGGGCTGCATCTCGGTCACGGCCAATGTCGCGCCCCGGATGATCAGCGAGATGCAGGCGGCCTGCGCCGATTGGGATTACGCCAGGGCACTGGAAATCCAGGATCGGCTGATGCCGCTGCACCGGGCGATCTTTACCGAGCCGGGCCTCGTCGGCGTGAAATACGCGATGTCCAGGCTCGACCTGTGCAGCGAGGAGGTGCGCCTGCCGCTGACCGGTCTTTCGGACAGCACCAAGGCGCTGGTGGATGATGGTCTGCGTCACGCGGGCCTGCTGAACTGACCGCATGTGGGGTGGGCGATGCTCACCCTACACTTCCCTCGCAAGCGGGCGTAGGGTGCTTCCGATATCAACGCGCACCGGAGCACCCCCATGAACATCCTGCCCACCATCGCCGAAAGCCGGGACGAACTGGACGCGATCTTTCGCGACCTGCATGCCCACCCGGAAATCGGTTTCACCGAGGTGCGCACCAGCGGCATCGTGGCTGACAAGCTGCGCGAATACGGGGTGGACGAGGTGCATACCGGGCTTGGCAAGACCGGGGTGGTCGGGCTGATCCGGGGCAAGGGGCAGGGGAACCGCCGCGTGGGCCTGCGGGCCGACATGGATGCGCTGCCGATCCACGAGGAAACGGATCTCGGCTATGCGTCGACCGTGCCGGGGGTCATGCACGCCTGCGGCCACGACAGCCATACCACGATGCTGCTGGGGGCCGCGAAACATCTTGCGGCGACCCGCGACTTTGACGGGACTGCGGTGGTCGTGTTCCAACCCGCCGAAGAGGGTCTGGGCGGTGCGCGGCAGATGCTGGCGGACGGTCTGTTCGAGCAGTTCCCCTGCGACGAGATTTTCGGCATGCACAACACGCCGAACGGCAAGCCCGGCAAAGTCGGCATCTGCAAGGGGGCCGCGATGGCCGGTGCGGCCTTCTTCGATATCGCGATCAAGGGCAAGGGCAGCCACGCCGCACGGCCCAGTGACAGCAAGGACAGCCTGGTCATCGGGGCCTCGCTGGCCTGCGAACTGCAAACCATCCTGAGCCGCAACATTCCACCGCACGAGGTGCTGGTCCTTTCGGTGACGGAACTGCACGCGGGGTCGGCCTACAATATCGTGCCGGACACGGCGCGTCTCGCGGGGACGATCCGGTATTTCAACGACGAGATGTACCGGCTGGCGGCCGACCGGATGCAGGCGATCTGCGACGGCATGGCCGTGATGCACGGGGTCGAGGTCGCGCTGGATCTCCGCAATGTCTTTGACGTGTTGATGAATGACGATGAACTGTCGGACGTCTACATGCAGGCGGCAGGCGACATCGTGGGCGAAGACAATCTCGACCGCGAGGCGCCACCGGTGACCGGCTCCGAGGATTTCGCGGACATGCTGCGGGTCATTCCCGGTGCCTATTGCACCGTCGGTCACGCTGGAACCGTGGGGCTGCACAATCCCGGCTACGTGCTGGACACTTCCATCCTGCCTGTGGGCGCGTCGATCATGGCCCGCGTGGTGGAGCGTCGGCTGCCCCTGACAGCCTGAAGCGGAAGCCGTGCCTCAGCGCTTGCCGTAGTAGAGGCCGACGACATGCTCGGCCTCGGCAAAGAAGAGCCACCGGGATGCCAGCACACCCGCGACATGCGCCAGCACTGCGATCACCGCAAGAAAGTGGCTGAACGGCAGCAACAGCAGCAGCACGGGCAGAACGATCATCAGTCCGAAGGAGATCACGCGCAGCTTTTGTGCGTGCTTGCGTCCGATCTGGAAGACGAACTCGCGAAGCAGATAGTTGGTGCCGGTGTGCGGCGGCTCGAAGGCGCGGACCTTGCCGATGTTGCCGAGCCGGGTGGCGCTGGCCATGTCGGTCCCGGACGCCGCCAGCGCCCTGTCGCCCAACAGCCATGTCGCGATCTGGATGATGCCTGACAGGATCAGCAGCACGATGCCCCAGGTGATCTGACCCGCCAGCAGCGCACCGCCCGCCAGCGCCAGCGACAGGAAGTACGCGGGTGTGACCGGCAGGTGCCAGCGCGGAACAGCCTTGATCTGGGTGTAGATCATCGCGGTCGTGAAGACCGTCACCAGCGAAAGGATCGCGCCGACGATCCCGACCGGCTGCCAGGCGGAATCGAAGAACACCAGACCCGCGCCATAGATCGCCATGACGATCAGCGCGGCGACGGAGCAGACACCTTCGCGGCTGAGCCAGCTTGAGCGCCATTGGCGGAACGCCTTGAGCGCGCGTTCCGGCCGCCCGAGGTGAAAGGTGGACGCGATGAGCCCGCCCACAGCGAGCAGGTACGCAACCGTGAAGAAGGCGAAGGCAGACCAGCCACTGACAGCGGGAACCCCGAAGCCCAGCCAGAACAGGAGCCCGAAACCCAGGCCCGAGAAAGTCGAAAACGCGATGACGGAGGGTGCGGGATGCATCAGAGTTTCTCCAGTGCCTTGTCAAGCCAGCCCAGAAAGCCTTTCGGCTCTTCCGCGACAGGCTCCAGATAGGGGGCGAGAATGTCGATCTCGGGCATCTTGTCCTTGGGCCGGGGCGGCAGGTACTTGTTCACGGGCTTGGTGCCCTGTTCCGGCATCAGATCGACGCCACCGCGTTCGGCAACGAGCCGGCTGACCGCGCTTTCCGGATCACCGAGGTCGCCGAAGTGGCGCGCGCCCGCCGGGCAGGTGCGCACGCAGGCGGGGGTACGATCCACTTCCGGGAGGTTCTCGTTGTAGATCCGGTCGACGCAGAGCGTGCACTTCTTCATGACCTTTTCTTCCGCGTCCATTTCCCGCGCGCCATAGGGGCAGGCCCAGGCGCACAGACCGCAGCCGATACAGTCGCTTTCGTTCACCAGAACGATCCCGTCCTCGACACGCTTGTAGCTGGCGCCGGTGGGGCAGACGGTGACGCAGGGCGCGTCCTCGCAATGCAGGCAAGACTTGGGAAAATGGATCAGCTGGGCATGACCTTCCTCGGGCTGCACCTCGTAGCTGTGGACCCGGTTGAGGAACGTGCCCGACGGATCGCCGCCATAGGCGTCCTGATCGCTCAGCGGGGCGCCGTAGTTCTCGGTGTTCCAGCCCTTGCAGGAAATCACGCAGGCGTGGCAGCCGACGCAGGTATCGAGGTCGATGACAAGGCCGAGCTTCTTCTCGGTGCGTTCGGGGAGAGACGTCATGCGATGCCCTTTCTGTGTCGTGCCGGAACCGGCGTATGGCTCCGGCTGGATGTCTGTCGCGGCTTGCGTTCCGTCATTTGCCCACCTTCCAGGCCAGGTTCTCTGGCGCTTCCGGGACCGGAGATTTCAGCGGGGGATATTCCGGTTTTGCCTCCGCGGGGGCGGCGGCTTTCTCGATCTTCACCTTGAGATCGAACCATGCGGCCTGTCCCGTGATCGGGTCGGAATTGGCCCAGCGCAGTCCGTCGCCCTTGGGCGGCAGAAGCTCGTGGATCAGGTGGTTCAGCAAGAAGCCTCTGGTCGCCTCCGGCGCGTCCTTGTCGAGGGCCCAGGCCCCCTTTCGCTTGCCGATGGCGTTCCAGGTCCAGACGGTATTCTCGTTCAGCGCCGCCATCTCCATGACCGGCACCGTGATCGCGCCATGCGGGGAACTGACCCTTGCCCAATCGCCGTCCGCAAGGTCGTGCCGCCGCATCAGCTTGGTCGGCAGGTACAGCGGGTTGTGCCCATGCAACTGGCGCAGCCACGCGTTCTGGCTGCCCCAGGAATGGTACATGGCCATGGGCCTCTGGGTCAGCGCATTGATGGTATAGCCATCATTGCCTTGCTGATCGGTCTCGTACCAGATCGGCAGTGGCGACATGGTCGCCTTGATCCGCTCGCGCAGATGTTCGGGCGGCTGCCTTTCGCCGTGACCTTCGGCGGCAAGCTGGAATTTTCGCAGCGGTTCGACATAGAGCGAGAAGAGGTAGGGCTGCGGACTGTCGTAGAGGCCCATCTCGACCGCCCACTGCTGGTAGGCCCGGTTCCACGGCTTGTAGTAGTTGGCGCCGTCGGGGATGT is a genomic window of Sulfitobacter alexandrii containing:
- a CDS encoding M20 aminoacylase family protein; this encodes MNILPTIAESRDELDAIFRDLHAHPEIGFTEVRTSGIVADKLREYGVDEVHTGLGKTGVVGLIRGKGQGNRRVGLRADMDALPIHEETDLGYASTVPGVMHACGHDSHTTMLLGAAKHLAATRDFDGTAVVVFQPAEEGLGGARQMLADGLFEQFPCDEIFGMHNTPNGKPGKVGICKGAAMAGAAFFDIAIKGKGSHAARPSDSKDSLVIGASLACELQTILSRNIPPHEVLVLSVTELHAGSAYNIVPDTARLAGTIRYFNDEMYRLAADRMQAICDGMAVMHGVEVALDLRNVFDVLMNDDELSDVYMQAAGDIVGEDNLDREAPPVTGSEDFADMLRVIPGAYCTVGHAGTVGLHNPGYVLDTSILPVGASIMARVVERRLPLTA
- a CDS encoding dimethyl sulfoxide reductase anchor subunit family protein, yielding MHPAPSVIAFSTFSGLGFGLLFWLGFGVPAVSGWSAFAFFTVAYLLAVGGLIASTFHLGRPERALKAFRQWRSSWLSREGVCSVAALIVMAIYGAGLVFFDSAWQPVGIVGAILSLVTVFTTAMIYTQIKAVPRWHLPVTPAYFLSLALAGGALLAGQITWGIVLLILSGIIQIATWLLGDRALAASGTDMASATRLGNIGKVRAFEPPHTGTNYLLREFVFQIGRKHAQKLRVISFGLMIVLPVLLLLLPFSHFLAVIAVLAHVAGVLASRWLFFAEAEHVVGLYYGKR
- a CDS encoding 4Fe-4S dicluster domain-containing protein codes for the protein MTSLPERTEKKLGLVIDLDTCVGCHACVISCKGWNTENYGAPLSDQDAYGGDPSGTFLNRVHSYEVQPEEGHAQLIHFPKSCLHCEDAPCVTVCPTGASYKRVEDGIVLVNESDCIGCGLCAWACPYGAREMDAEEKVMKKCTLCVDRIYNENLPEVDRTPACVRTCPAGARHFGDLGDPESAVSRLVAERGGVDLMPEQGTKPVNKYLPPRPKDKMPEIDILAPYLEPVAEEPKGFLGWLDKALEKL